Proteins found in one Planctomycetaceae bacterium genomic segment:
- a CDS encoding uroporphyrinogen decarboxylase family protein — protein MSIKRALAAIAGEKVDRVAQFEFLTHEAFFRSATGIDPRTKPTESYLAYLEKFDIDATLFAAFGATDLTDGQVAAAGDHHVRTAWGMRETQWMTNPIYKTRQEILDFDPRRHDDISLAQRIDGWCRNYRDTQALLGERSLLVPGHFMLVLHYMPYYCDWTLFMEMVATEPESLRPMLDRCTDYSVDTLTAMAATDAPMLMAHEDLCSARGPIFSPAFLRREVFPRYQRIYEPAIKAGKKVLATSDGLIEPIAKDFIAAGATGLFMEAMNDPDTIIDAVGPRGQIVGGASTTTLTTGTPETIAAEVAATLKKAKRLPGFFICLGGEAPQNVPVENLQAYFDACRLHR, from the coding sequence ATGTCCATAAAACGTGCATTGGCCGCGATCGCCGGCGAAAAGGTCGACCGTGTCGCGCAGTTCGAGTTCCTCACGCACGAGGCGTTCTTTCGCAGCGCCACGGGCATTGACCCGCGGACCAAGCCCACGGAAAGCTACCTGGCGTACCTGGAGAAGTTCGACATCGACGCGACGCTCTTTGCGGCTTTCGGCGCGACGGACCTGACTGACGGGCAAGTGGCGGCCGCGGGCGACCACCACGTCCGCACGGCGTGGGGCATGCGCGAGACGCAGTGGATGACCAACCCGATCTACAAGACGCGCCAGGAGATTCTGGACTTCGACCCCCGCAGGCACGACGACATCAGCCTCGCCCAGCGCATCGACGGATGGTGCCGGAACTATCGCGACACGCAGGCGCTGCTGGGCGAGCGGTCGCTGCTGGTGCCGGGTCACTTCATGCTCGTCCTGCATTACATGCCGTACTACTGCGACTGGACGCTCTTCATGGAGATGGTCGCTACGGAGCCTGAATCTCTTAGGCCGATGCTGGACCGCTGCACCGACTACTCCGTCGACACCTTGACCGCCATGGCGGCTACCGACGCGCCGATGCTGATGGCGCACGAAGATCTCTGCAGCGCTCGCGGGCCGATCTTCAGCCCGGCGTTCCTGCGGCGCGAAGTCTTTCCGCGATACCAGCGCATTTACGAACCGGCGATCAAGGCAGGCAAGAAAGTGCTGGCCACCAGCGACGGGCTGATCGAGCCGATCGCGAAGGACTTCATTGCCGCCGGCGCGACGGGCCTGTTCATGGAGGCCATGAACGACCCGGACACGATCATTGACGCGGTGGGCCCGCGCGGCCAGATCGTCGGCGGCGCCAGCACGACCACTCTCACCACCGGCACGCCCGAGACCATCGCCGCCGAAGTGGCCGCCACGCTAAAGAAAGCCAAGCGCCTCCCGGGCTTCTTCATCTGCCTCGGCGGCGAGGCCCCACAGAACGTCCCGGTCGAAAACCTGCAGGCCTACTTCGACGCCTGCCGGCTGCATCGGTAA
- a CDS encoding AraC family transcriptional regulator has translation MTSSANPETPIPQDGHFSAPGSNDRFVTCQELPQLSAHHIHMVGISTWTTHSRSFSRCHQVPQFAAVIGGRCEFWVNGEWRSARTGDLFLCPAGCAGGVQVRSRKATFVAVLYSSAAVETWIGPQSVLHPVDVWGLDHAASGLLREWSAQAPADVVECLVDLLHAQAVRLMRQQPLPGRLADLWETIEQDIGGQWTLERMAGLVDLSEQHLTRLCRSEYNDSPVAYLAKLRMRRAAQLLQVTESSIAMLASLVGYQSQFAFSNAFKRHFQISPMGYRQRLRQAEAT, from the coding sequence ATGACCTCATCAGCTAATCCCGAGACCCCGATACCGCAGGATGGCCACTTCAGTGCGCCGGGCTCGAACGACCGCTTCGTCACCTGCCAGGAATTGCCCCAGTTGTCCGCCCATCACATTCACATGGTGGGCATCTCGACGTGGACGACGCATTCGAGATCGTTCTCGCGATGCCACCAGGTGCCGCAGTTCGCGGCCGTCATCGGCGGGCGGTGCGAGTTCTGGGTCAACGGCGAGTGGCGCAGCGCCCGGACGGGCGACTTGTTCCTGTGCCCGGCCGGCTGCGCCGGCGGCGTGCAGGTGCGGTCCAGGAAGGCGACGTTCGTGGCGGTTCTGTATTCGTCTGCTGCCGTCGAGACTTGGATCGGCCCCCAGAGCGTTCTTCACCCGGTGGACGTCTGGGGACTCGATCACGCCGCCAGCGGTCTGCTGCGCGAGTGGTCTGCCCAGGCCCCGGCCGACGTGGTCGAATGCCTCGTCGACCTTCTGCATGCTCAAGCCGTGCGGTTGATGCGCCAGCAGCCTCTGCCGGGTCGCCTGGCGGACTTGTGGGAGACGATCGAGCAGGATATCGGCGGGCAGTGGACGCTGGAGCGCATGGCGGGGCTGGTGGATCTGTCCGAGCAGCACCTCACGCGCCTCTGCCGCAGCGAGTACAACGACAGCCCCGTGGCGTATCTGGCCAAGCTGCGCATGCGCCGCGCCGCCCAGTTGCTTCAGGTTACCGAGTCCTCCATCGCGATGCTGGCCTCGCTGGTCGGCTACCAGTCGCAGTTTGCCTTCAGCAACGCCTTCAAACGGCACTTCCAGATCTCTCCGATGGGATACCGTCAAAGACTTCGCCAAGCCGAGGCGACGTGA
- a CDS encoding ATP-binding cassette domain-containing protein, whose product MIDVKNLTKWYGPVLAVDNISFHIDKGAVVGFLGPNGAGKSTTLKILTCYLPATSGKVTVAGHDVLSQSLEVRRQVGYMPESVPLYGEMRVRDYLMFRAALRDIPSAKRKAAVERVAERCWLSQPEDMMRRRLDELSRGYKQRVGLAEVLLHNPPVLVLDEPTIGLDPAQVRSMRELVKELAGEHTVILSSHILAEVEQICNHLIIIAGGRLAASGTPAQLRQRVTGPSRVIAELRGAEGADLAKAVKALKGVREVEHSAHGNWTRLVIAGDPDADLRADVAAMAAEAGYALRELRREVGSVEDYFVQITYQQNMQAGNRVATGA is encoded by the coding sequence ATGATTGACGTTAAGAACCTCACCAAGTGGTACGGACCGGTGCTGGCGGTCGACAACATCTCCTTCCACATCGACAAGGGCGCCGTTGTCGGCTTCCTGGGCCCCAACGGCGCGGGCAAGAGCACCACGCTCAAGATCCTCACCTGCTATTTGCCCGCCACCAGCGGCAAGGTCACGGTCGCCGGGCATGACGTGCTCTCGCAGTCGCTGGAGGTGCGGCGCCAGGTGGGTTACATGCCCGAGTCGGTCCCGCTGTACGGCGAAATGCGCGTGCGCGACTACCTGATGTTCCGCGCGGCGCTGCGCGACATTCCCTCGGCCAAGCGCAAGGCTGCGGTCGAGCGCGTCGCCGAGCGGTGCTGGCTGAGCCAGCCTGAAGACATGATGCGGCGCCGCCTGGACGAACTGTCTCGCGGATACAAGCAGCGCGTGGGCCTGGCCGAGGTGCTGCTGCACAACCCGCCGGTGCTGGTGCTCGACGAGCCGACCATCGGCCTGGACCCCGCCCAGGTGCGGTCGATGCGCGAGCTGGTCAAGGAACTCGCCGGAGAGCACACCGTCATCCTCTCCAGCCACATCCTGGCCGAGGTCGAGCAGATCTGCAACCACCTGATCATCATCGCCGGCGGGCGGCTGGCCGCCAGCGGAACCCCCGCCCAGCTCCGCCAGAGAGTCACCGGTCCCTCCAGGGTCATCGCCGAACTGCGCGGCGCCGAAGGGGCGGACCTGGCCAAGGCCGTCAAGGCCCTCAAGGGCGTGCGCGAGGTCGAACATTCCGCCCACGGAAACTGGACGCGCCTGGTGATCGCCGGCGACCCCGACGCCGACCTGCGCGCCGACGTGGCGGCGATGGCCGCCGAGGCCGGTTACGCCCTGCGCGAGCTGCGACGCGAGGTTGGGTCGGTGGAAGATTACTTCGTCCAGATCACCTATCAGCAGAACATGCAGGCCGGCAACCGCGTTGCCACCGGTGCCTGA
- a CDS encoding substrate-binding domain-containing protein codes for MPGWADSPVPVVETSMTQPALKVPRVLCDHRQTGVLAARHLIERGFRNLAYCWLGSVWILNEQESGVREAAQAAGAAYTRMDFPARGAAQFGWDAARFRLWLAQEIAALPKPAGVIFDSGWIALEGIEACQEAGFIVPSQVAVASCMDEPTLCENATVPITAVPLNQRRQTGEAAALLDRLMQGQAPPVEPIKVAPEPVVVRASSDILATSDERLARALRLIWSGFTNPRLGLPQLAAEAGLSVTGLNILCHKHLHCTAGSLLRGKRVERAMELLASSTMNVSEVAIASGYATEKQMRRSIEARTGMTPRAWGKGQKQQL; via the coding sequence ATGCCCGGTTGGGCCGACAGCCCCGTGCCGGTGGTCGAGACGTCGATGACGCAACCTGCGTTGAAAGTTCCCCGCGTACTTTGCGACCACCGCCAAACCGGGGTTCTGGCGGCGCGGCACCTGATCGAGCGGGGGTTTCGCAACCTGGCGTATTGCTGGCTGGGTTCGGTTTGGATTCTAAACGAGCAGGAGTCCGGCGTTCGAGAGGCGGCCCAGGCGGCAGGGGCGGCGTACACGCGCATGGATTTCCCCGCGCGAGGGGCGGCGCAGTTTGGATGGGACGCCGCACGCTTTCGCCTTTGGCTGGCGCAGGAGATCGCGGCGCTGCCCAAACCCGCCGGCGTCATCTTTGACAGTGGTTGGATCGCCCTGGAGGGCATTGAGGCCTGCCAGGAAGCGGGCTTCATCGTTCCTTCACAGGTGGCCGTGGCGAGCTGCATGGACGAACCGACCCTCTGCGAGAACGCTACCGTCCCTATCACCGCCGTGCCGCTCAATCAGCGCAGGCAGACCGGAGAAGCCGCTGCCCTGCTCGATCGCCTGATGCAGGGGCAGGCGCCGCCCGTCGAGCCGATCAAGGTCGCCCCTGAGCCGGTCGTCGTCCGCGCCAGCAGCGACATTCTCGCCACGTCGGACGAGCGCCTCGCCAGAGCCTTGAGGCTGATCTGGAGCGGGTTCACCAACCCGCGCCTGGGCCTGCCCCAACTGGCGGCCGAGGCGGGGCTGTCTGTCACCGGGCTCAACATCCTTTGCCACAAGCATCTTCACTGCACCGCCGGTTCGCTGCTGCGAGGCAAGCGAGTCGAGCGGGCGATGGAACTTCTGGCCTCATCGACGATGAACGTTTCCGAGGTGGCAATCGCCAGCGGATACGCCACAGAAAAGCAAATGCGCCGCAGCATCGAGGCCCGGACCGGCATGACGCCCCGCGCCTGGGGCAAGGGTCAGAAACAGCAGTTGTGA
- a CDS encoding ABC transporter permease, whose translation MLKTLVLARRELAAYFFSPVAYVIGALFLSGSAAVFFFGLSPLGIPIFEPVLASGATASLRPLFEAMAAIMVFAAPLLTMRLMSEEFRSGTIETLMTAPVTDAQVVLGKFLGVMGFYAALLAGTTVLLAVMAVYSQPDLGVAASGYIGMLLLGAAFLAVGLFASTLTEYQIVAVIVGVAMLSAFALLTQFLMTHLGEPWNLLAARLSALDYFRSFARGTLDTRGLAFFLTTAALFLFLSIKTLESRRWR comes from the coding sequence ATGCTCAAGACCCTGGTGTTAGCCCGGCGGGAACTGGCGGCGTACTTCTTCTCGCCCGTGGCGTACGTGATCGGGGCGCTGTTCCTGTCCGGAAGCGCCGCGGTCTTCTTCTTCGGACTGAGCCCGCTGGGCATCCCCATCTTTGAGCCCGTGCTGGCCTCGGGGGCGACCGCCTCGCTGCGACCTCTCTTTGAAGCGATGGCCGCGATCATGGTCTTCGCCGCCCCGCTGCTGACGATGCGTCTGATGAGCGAGGAGTTCCGCAGCGGAACCATCGAGACGCTCATGACCGCCCCGGTCACCGACGCGCAGGTCGTGCTGGGCAAGTTCCTGGGCGTGATGGGCTTTTACGCCGCCCTGCTGGCCGGCACCACCGTGCTGCTGGCGGTGATGGCGGTCTACTCGCAGCCCGATCTGGGCGTGGCCGCCAGCGGATACATCGGCATGCTGCTGCTGGGGGCGGCGTTCCTGGCGGTGGGCCTGTTCGCCTCGACGCTGACGGAGTACCAGATCGTGGCCGTCATCGTCGGCGTGGCGATGCTGTCGGCCTTCGCCCTTCTGACGCAGTTCCTGATGACGCACCTGGGCGAGCCCTGGAATCTGCTGGCCGCCCGCCTCAGCGCGCTGGACTACTTCCGCTCATTCGCCCGCGGCACGCTCGACACGCGGGGGCTGGCGTTCTTCCTGACCACCGCGGCGCTGTTCCTGTTTTTGAGCATCAAAACACTGGAGTCCCGACGATGGCGATAA
- a CDS encoding DUF4340 domain-containing protein, with translation MKPKTAIALTLILVLCLGYILVRHSTLLNVADDAPADERLLSPGTSKIVAVRITDAAGASIDFSRRGNEWHVERPYQAKAQSWRVNRMIDEIQSLKATTAAGIDNDLSGLDKPLWILTFTDEAGKNHVIEVGRQTPIMGVSQTRTYVHVPGHDPAWVAYDFARDLDQPASVYRDKVFVDLPTTAVTRVSVRGKNSFELSRRGGRWQIVAPVVAEASDEGVDDLLRRACRIEADDVVASGESDLALYGLAAGQESLLVTLWQKGAATQPASTRASAPAQTPLTIALGAKSTDQIYARRTDSPSVFLVPASLMDALQPPLMALRQRQVLDFDADAVNEIVIEAQGKSATLVSTTGRWAMTAPYATAANEAQIASLLAGLAGLRAEDFSDSLTAGLTTPRAVISLALKGSKHRLTLRIGGKSPSGEMTYVQAGETAPVAVVPTRTIDPLALEPAAYRDNVLLNIPASEQIVQIDVNRSGSVFSVRKDDAGWKMLAPISAAADDGNIDKLARRVRKLAASKIIFLGNEPPEKFIKAPESITLTLTTREAPAATGPATAASQPKNRTYALQVVRQEGKIYAIHTGATPAAVGEMPATFFDELSTELRSRSVWNIQSQTVGEIRFIAGDETLAVRKDGQAWTYPKDPYVKLDTGEISAFLAQAGKLQADAFVDYKTRDLPKYRLDNPWFCVELVQTDGKIRRVMVSHIGQNNRDNRYAVVEGLDGIFTISSKTAASLIKKLGDLKAKP, from the coding sequence ATGAAACCCAAAACCGCTATCGCTCTGACGCTGATCCTCGTGCTGTGCCTGGGATACATCCTGGTGCGCCATTCGACCCTGCTGAACGTCGCCGACGACGCCCCGGCCGACGAGCGGCTCCTGAGCCCGGGGACGAGCAAGATCGTCGCCGTCCGGATCACCGACGCCGCCGGAGCCTCCATCGACTTCTCCCGGCGCGGCAACGAGTGGCACGTCGAGCGGCCTTACCAGGCCAAGGCCCAGTCCTGGCGCGTCAACCGCATGATCGACGAGATCCAGTCGCTTAAAGCCACCACCGCCGCCGGAATCGACAACGACCTGTCGGGGCTGGACAAGCCACTGTGGATCCTCACCTTCACGGATGAGGCGGGCAAGAACCACGTCATCGAGGTCGGGCGCCAAACCCCGATCATGGGCGTCAGCCAGACGCGGACCTACGTGCATGTCCCCGGGCATGACCCGGCATGGGTGGCGTACGATTTCGCACGGGACCTCGACCAGCCGGCAAGCGTCTACCGCGACAAGGTCTTCGTAGACCTGCCCACCACCGCCGTGACCCGCGTCAGCGTCAGGGGCAAGAACAGCTTTGAACTGTCCCGCCGGGGCGGCCGATGGCAGATCGTCGCCCCCGTCGTGGCCGAGGCCAGCGACGAGGGCGTCGACGACCTGCTGCGCCGGGCCTGCCGCATCGAAGCCGACGACGTGGTCGCCAGCGGCGAGTCGGACCTGGCCTTGTACGGTCTGGCGGCGGGGCAGGAGTCGCTGCTGGTGACGCTGTGGCAGAAGGGCGCTGCAACGCAGCCGGCCTCGACGCGCGCCTCGGCGCCGGCCCAGACGCCGCTGACCATCGCCCTGGGCGCGAAGAGCACAGACCAAATCTACGCCCGCCGCACCGACTCGCCCAGCGTGTTCCTGGTGCCCGCCTCGCTGATGGACGCCCTCCAGCCGCCGCTGATGGCGCTGCGGCAAAGGCAGGTGCTCGACTTCGACGCCGACGCCGTCAACGAGATCGTGATCGAAGCCCAAGGCAAGAGCGCCACGCTCGTCTCGACGACGGGACGCTGGGCCATGACCGCCCCGTACGCGACGGCTGCCAATGAGGCTCAGATTGCTTCGCTGCTGGCGGGCTTGGCGGGGCTGCGGGCAGAGGACTTCAGCGACAGTCTCACCGCGGGCCTGACAACCCCGCGGGCGGTGATTTCGCTGGCCTTGAAGGGCTCCAAGCATCGCCTGACCTTGCGCATCGGCGGCAAGAGCCCCTCGGGCGAGATGACCTACGTTCAGGCCGGCGAGACGGCGCCGGTGGCGGTGGTGCCCACGCGGACGATCGACCCCCTGGCGCTGGAACCGGCTGCCTATCGCGACAACGTGCTGCTGAATATTCCTGCCTCAGAGCAGATCGTGCAGATCGACGTCAACCGCTCCGGCAGCGTCTTCTCCGTCCGCAAAGACGACGCGGGCTGGAAGATGCTCGCCCCGATCTCCGCGGCGGCCGACGACGGAAACATAGACAAGCTCGCCCGCCGCGTGCGAAAGCTGGCGGCATCGAAGATCATCTTCCTGGGAAACGAGCCGCCCGAGAAGTTCATCAAGGCTCCTGAGAGCATCACGCTGACGCTGACGACCCGCGAGGCGCCCGCGGCCACCGGGCCGGCAACGGCCGCCTCCCAGCCGAAAAACCGGACCTATGCCCTTCAGGTCGTGCGGCAGGAGGGCAAGATCTACGCCATCCACACCGGCGCGACGCCCGCCGCCGTCGGTGAGATGCCCGCGACGTTCTTCGATGAACTCTCGACCGAACTGCGCAGCCGCTCGGTCTGGAATATCCAGTCCCAGACCGTCGGCGAAATTCGCTTTATCGCCGGCGACGAGACGCTGGCGGTGCGAAAAGACGGCCAGGCCTGGACGTATCCCAAGGATCCCTACGTCAAGCTCGACACCGGCGAGATCAGCGCCTTCCTGGCCCAGGCGGGCAAGCTGCAGGCCGACGCCTTCGTCGACTACAAGACCCGCGATTTGCCCAAGTACCGCCTGGACAACCCCTGGTTCTGCGTTGAACTGGTGCAGACCGACGGCAAGATCCGACGCGTCATGGTCTCCCACATCGGCCAGAACAACCGCGACAATCGCTACGCGGTCGTCGAAGGGCTCGACGGCATCTTCACGATCTCATCAAAGACCGCCGCGAGCCTGATCAAGAAGCTCGGCGACCTCAAAGCCAAACCGTAG
- a CDS encoding metallophosphoesterase → MMSKLLVACLLLTCAPAMGDDPQIKLPLTNAAWTYSADEGKTFTLARQEIKPLAVVSVAAQAEFVVDDLDACGGMFLAADPNLGAAPSYTINGKAVAGPLDGMLYQSIPLDCRKYLVKGKNVLVATGKYTNTLDVAAAVAVAPRLELLPPAAVAIQSGPVLGHVGADYFTVTCRTNVPAEVTVKTDISSVVSERGYIHRLKVAIPPGAKKFSYTLTARVGTASKSEGPFDVIVPGHNPKGFRFVIAGDSRSNPGGWRNVATASLKAAPEAFFFTGDTVSSGPLDELWDSEFFAPAKELFATVPLYSVIGNHEDHAPIYAEMIYSPGGDGRAMNWSQTIGGVLFIGIDGAEDWNAGSKNIKWLEGVLEASKEKFVFFLTHYPAWSSGPHGRGEETMYACQKVIMPLLAKYKVQAMVAGHDHDYERSEPPADKGVPCIVAGGAGAPLYKKSGRASAGNPYSKLFVAGSLHYCVFDLKDNTCTMKVYDLQGKIIDEKTFEARKL, encoded by the coding sequence ATGATGTCCAAGCTTCTGGTCGCCTGCCTGCTGCTGACCTGTGCGCCCGCGATGGGCGACGATCCGCAGATCAAACTCCCCCTGACCAACGCCGCCTGGACGTACTCGGCTGACGAAGGCAAAACCTTCACCCTCGCCAGGCAGGAGATCAAGCCCCTGGCCGTGGTGTCGGTGGCCGCACAGGCGGAATTCGTCGTCGACGATCTCGACGCCTGCGGCGGGATGTTCCTGGCGGCCGACCCCAACCTCGGGGCGGCGCCGAGCTATACGATCAACGGCAAGGCCGTCGCCGGTCCGCTGGATGGCATGCTCTACCAGTCGATCCCGCTGGACTGCAGAAAGTACCTCGTCAAGGGCAAGAACGTCCTGGTCGCCACGGGCAAGTACACCAATACGCTCGATGTGGCGGCCGCGGTCGCGGTGGCCCCTCGGCTGGAACTGCTGCCCCCGGCGGCCGTGGCCATCCAGTCCGGTCCGGTGCTGGGGCATGTCGGGGCCGACTACTTCACTGTCACCTGCCGCACGAACGTGCCGGCGGAAGTGACGGTAAAGACCGACATCTCTTCGGTCGTCAGCGAGCGAGGCTACATTCACCGGCTCAAGGTGGCGATCCCGCCGGGGGCCAAGAAGTTCTCGTACACGCTGACGGCCCGCGTCGGGACGGCCTCGAAGAGCGAAGGGCCTTTCGACGTGATCGTGCCGGGACACAACCCCAAGGGCTTTCGTTTCGTGATCGCCGGCGACAGCCGCTCGAATCCCGGCGGATGGAGGAACGTGGCGACGGCCTCGCTCAAGGCCGCCCCGGAAGCGTTCTTCTTCACCGGCGACACGGTCAGCAGCGGTCCGCTCGATGAGCTTTGGGACAGCGAGTTCTTCGCCCCGGCGAAAGAGCTCTTTGCGACGGTGCCCCTGTACTCGGTGATCGGCAATCATGAGGACCACGCCCCGATCTACGCCGAGATGATCTACAGCCCCGGCGGCGACGGGCGGGCGATGAACTGGTCGCAGACCATCGGCGGCGTGCTGTTCATCGGCATCGATGGCGCGGAGGACTGGAATGCCGGATCAAAGAATATCAAGTGGCTCGAGGGCGTGCTGGAGGCGTCGAAGGAAAAGTTCGTCTTCTTCCTGACGCACTACCCGGCGTGGTCGTCGGGCCCGCACGGGCGCGGCGAAGAAACCATGTACGCCTGCCAGAAGGTCATCATGCCGCTGCTGGCCAAATACAAGGTGCAGGCGATGGTGGCCGGCCACGACCACGACTACGAACGCTCCGAACCCCCCGCCGATAAGGGCGTCCCGTGCATCGTCGCCGGCGGGGCCGGAGCGCCGCTGTACAAAAAGAGCGGCCGCGCTTCTGCGGGCAACCCGTACTCCAAACTCTTCGTCGCCGGCTCGCTGCACTACTGCGTCTTTGATCTCAAAGACAACACGTGTACGATGAAGGTCTACGATCTGCAAGGCAAGATCATCGACGAGAAGACCTTCGAGGCGCGGAAGCTATAG
- a CDS encoding metallophosphoesterase, which produces MSTKPTLSFALLAAGILLIASVCSAAAPKTVSGKVFLDANANGKLDAGEKGLAGVRVTDSVKFVTTGPDGSYTIAVSDDEMFPRKASQVVSVSWPSGHWPVGTWWARLDQIKDAAAVNFALREDKETGPFIFAHITDDHSSGAVVENWGKHFPQMGQTLSFVVETGDLGYAGPDSAEKMFSDIVAHGRTLPVPIFYVPGNHDYVGVHQTEWSKDDPIFGGGAYTKHLGPVRWSFDYRGAHFVGIDWVRPEGGKIECGIPDIALAFLKADLDAVKAGTQVFAFVHFPNIPPQALQPQKFAAVYVFGGHSHDYASWEQAGGKIINTTQIALWGAGACGLVHVDGGNVEFVYRCAGCKWGNWQDMAQKGQHIGFCPLFDLAYKIMPQIEKVRQPIAKLADKSLDVPAGVDVPKGTAGAMVEAEIVPADAKTLTLKLQGDRALELTWDGKWLTCDGIRVPMPLRQWEKSVRVRAIVVGGVMQMQVNGMYQFARPLKDLAKVQASAAGGAATLKTLDVYSYDPSKIKP; this is translated from the coding sequence TTGTCCACGAAGCCAACGCTTTCATTCGCTCTTCTTGCTGCGGGCATATTGCTGATAGCCTCTGTGTGCTCCGCGGCTGCGCCGAAAACCGTCAGCGGCAAAGTCTTTCTCGACGCCAACGCCAACGGAAAGCTTGACGCCGGCGAGAAAGGGCTGGCCGGCGTGCGCGTCACCGACAGCGTCAAGTTCGTCACCACAGGTCCCGACGGGTCCTACACGATCGCCGTCAGCGACGACGAGATGTTTCCCCGCAAGGCCTCGCAGGTAGTTTCGGTGAGCTGGCCCAGCGGGCACTGGCCGGTGGGGACGTGGTGGGCGCGGCTGGACCAGATCAAAGATGCGGCGGCTGTGAATTTTGCCCTGCGCGAGGACAAAGAGACCGGACCCTTCATCTTCGCGCATATCACCGACGATCACAGCAGCGGGGCGGTGGTCGAGAACTGGGGAAAGCATTTCCCGCAGATGGGTCAGACCCTCTCCTTCGTCGTGGAAACGGGCGATCTGGGATACGCCGGCCCCGACAGCGCCGAAAAAATGTTCAGTGACATCGTCGCGCACGGCCGCACGCTGCCGGTGCCGATCTTCTATGTGCCGGGCAACCATGACTACGTCGGTGTGCATCAGACCGAGTGGTCCAAAGACGATCCGATCTTCGGCGGCGGGGCGTACACCAAACACCTGGGCCCGGTGCGATGGTCGTTCGACTATCGCGGGGCGCACTTCGTGGGCATCGACTGGGTGAGGCCCGAGGGCGGCAAGATCGAGTGCGGCATCCCGGATATCGCCCTGGCGTTCCTCAAGGCCGACCTCGACGCCGTCAAGGCCGGAACGCAAGTCTTCGCCTTTGTGCATTTCCCCAACATTCCGCCCCAGGCGCTGCAGCCGCAGAAGTTCGCGGCGGTCTATGTCTTCGGCGGGCACAGCCACGACTACGCCTCCTGGGAACAGGCCGGCGGCAAGATCATCAACACCACGCAGATCGCCCTGTGGGGCGCCGGGGCCTGCGGGCTGGTACACGTCGATGGCGGCAATGTCGAGTTTGTCTACCGCTGCGCCGGGTGCAAATGGGGCAACTGGCAGGACATGGCCCAGAAAGGCCAGCATATCGGCTTCTGTCCGCTGTTTGATCTGGCCTACAAGATCATGCCGCAGATTGAAAAGGTCCGCCAGCCCATCGCCAAACTCGCGGACAAGTCCCTGGACGTTCCAGCCGGTGTAGACGTGCCCAAGGGCACGGCCGGCGCGATGGTCGAAGCCGAGATTGTTCCGGCGGACGCCAAGACCCTGACCCTGAAGCTGCAGGGCGACAGGGCGCTCGAGCTGACGTGGGACGGTAAGTGGCTCACCTGCGACGGCATCCGCGTGCCGATGCCTTTGCGCCAATGGGAGAAGTCGGTGCGGGTTCGAGCGATCGTGGTCGGCGGCGTGATGCAGATGCAGGTCAACGGCATGTACCAGTTCGCCCGCCCGCTCAAGGACCTGGCGAAGGTGCAGGCCTCTGCCGCCGGTGGAGCGGCCACGCTCAAGACCCTCGACGTGTACAGCTACGACCCGTCGAAGATCAAACCCTAG
- a CDS encoding PEP-CTERM sorting domain-containing protein, producing MTSFKTILAVVAVVLFCGLLTAPVGAAVITLDFNGIPAGTAVGEYYNGVGGPDYDISFVVGNGSRPGTVRDGGVRQFIANMPNGFDTEITLDFVSVPVGSAITIYSDVDMGGTVLFTQGWGMGSGTAVATFSGTGKSIQVSHWSGEPVFDNLHFSNINMANIPEPATMSLLAIGGLAALIRRKKQ from the coding sequence ATGACAAGTTTCAAGACGATTCTGGCAGTGGTCGCTGTTGTCCTGTTCTGCGGGCTGCTGACCGCCCCGGTCGGCGCTGCCGTTATCACGCTGGATTTCAACGGCATACCCGCGGGAACGGCCGTGGGCGAGTACTACAACGGCGTCGGCGGGCCGGACTACGATATTTCTTTCGTCGTCGGCAACGGCAGCCGGCCTGGAACCGTCCGAGACGGCGGCGTTCGCCAGTTCATCGCCAATATGCCCAACGGGTTCGACACGGAGATCACCCTGGATTTCGTGTCTGTTCCGGTCGGGTCTGCCATCACTATTTACAGCGATGTCGACATGGGAGGAACCGTGCTGTTTACCCAGGGCTGGGGCATGGGCTCCGGCACTGCTGTCGCTACGTTCTCCGGGACCGGCAAATCCATCCAGGTCTCCCACTGGAGCGGCGAACCCGTCTTCGACAACCTGCACTTCAGCAATATCAATATGGCCAACATCCCCGAGCCGGCGACGATGAGCCTGCTGGCCATCGGCGGCCTGGCGGCGTTGATTCGCAGGAAGAAACAGTAA